The bacterium genome includes the window AAAGTCAAGCACAACCTGCACCAAGAAAAAAAAACACTTGTACCTTTTCAGCAAATTGATTTAATTCTTTTTCTATTTTATTTTTCTCCCCCCGCTGTGGCAAACCGTAACCGAAAGGCTGACATGAAACATCGTTCTTCCTTGCTGTTGCCCGTCTTGTTTATCGCTGTCACCTTCCTCCCTAAAATCGACGCAGCCTTTTCACCGCAACCCGCCGACAACAATCAGGCCATCCCAGTAAATATACCGGCATCCCAGGACATCCACCTGACCGGGCTTCGTTGTGAATACCGGACCGATCCGCTGGGCATAGACGTGCCGCATCCGCGACTGAGCTGGACACTGGAATCCTCCCAGCGCGGACAGCGATCCGTCGCTTACCAGATCCTGGTCGCTTCTACACGGAAACATCTCGATCAGGATATCGGCGATGCCTGGGACAGCGGCCGGGTGGAAGCATCATCAACCACGCCCATTTTTTATGCAGGCGTAGCGCTGCAGAGCGATCGCACCTATTACTGGAAGGCGCGCGTCTGGGACCGCGAGGGTAGGGTGACGGCCTGGAGCGAACCGGCGTTCTGGACAACCGGACTGCTGCAGCAACAGGATTGGCGGGCTAAATGGATCGGCCTGGACCGGGCGGTCGGCCAAGACAGGGTGGATACGCTGCGAAGACGTCTTTCGGCGAGAATGCTGCGCCGCGAATTTGTGATCTCGAAAAAAATTAAATCAGCGACGGCTTTTGTCTGCGGCTTGGGACTCTTTGAATGGTATCTCAACGGCGCAAAAATCGGCGATCAGGTGCTGGCGCCGGCTCTGAGCGAGTATGACCAAAGAGCCTATTACATGACCTTCGATGTGACCTCGCATCTCAAGCCGGCGCAAAACGCCGTGGCTGTGCTGCTCGGCAACGGACGCTATTTTGCCCCACGCTTTGAAAAGCAGACCAAAACCTTCGGCTTTCCCAAACTGCTGCTGCAGATCAATCTTCTCTACGAGGATGGCAGCCGCGAGTCCATCGTCAGCGATAGAAGCTGGAAAATCAACACCGACGGCCCCATCCTGGCCAACAACGAATACGACGGCGAGATTTATGACAGCCGCAAAGAGCTGCCCGGCTGGACCAGCCCTGGTTTTGACGACAGCGCCTGGCGCCATGCCCAGGTGGTGAAAAAACCGGGACGCCGGCTGTGCGCCCAGATGATCGAACCGATCAAAATCACTCAGACTCTGAATCCCATTTCCCTGGCCGTCCCGCAGCCCGGAATCTATATCTTCGACATGGGGCAAAATATGGTCGGCTGGGCCCAGCTCCGCGTATCCGGCCCTCGCGGGACTCGAGTGTCCCTGAGGTTCGCCGAAACGCTGCGCCAGGACGGGACGCTTTCTCTCGACAATCTGCGCACCTGCGAGGTGACCGACACCTACATACTCAAAGGCGAGGGCGTGGAAGTGTGGGAACCACGATTCACCTATCATGGCTTTCGCTATGTGGAGCTGGCTGGTTTTCCCGGCACACCGGATCTTTCCACCATTTCAGGCAGGGTGGTGCACGACGACCTAAAACCGGCCGGCTCCTTTGCCTGCTCGAATCCGTTGATCAATCGCATCTATCAAAATGCGCTGTGGGGGATCCGCGGCAACTATCGCAGCATTCCCACCGACTGCCCGCAGCGCGATGAACGTCAGGGCTGGCTGGGCGACCGGTCCGCCGAATCCCGGGGCGAAAGCTTTCTCTTCGATGTGGCCGGATTCTATAACAAATGGCTGGTCGACATTCAGGACGCCACGTCAGCGGACGGATGCATACCCGATGTGGCGCCCTCCTACTGGCCCAACTATAACGACAACACCACCTGGCCCGGCTCGTACCTCATGGTGGCCGCCATGCTGTACGATCAGTATCATGACCTGGAAGCGATAAAAAAACATTATCCCACCATGAAAAAATGGATCCGGCGCATGCAGCGCTATGTGAAGAAAGACATCATGACCCGCGACGTCTACGGGGATTGGTGCGCACCGCCGCTGGACCGCACCCAGATCCACACCACCCACTCGGAACGCACCACCGCCGGCGATCTCATCGGCAGCGCGTATTTTTATCATGAATTGAGGTTGATGCAATTCTTTGCCGCACTGCTGGAAAAACATCAGGACACGGCCGAATACGCCGAGCTGGCGGAAAAGATGAAAACGGCTTTCAATAAAAGATTTTTATCCCTGGACCCGCTGCAATACGGCAACAATTCCCAGACCTCTTCGATTCTGCCGCTCACCTTTGATCTGGTTCCGCAAGAACACCGGGCGGCGATTATGAACAATCTGGTCGAAAAAATTATGGGCGAGGCTGATGGGCATGTGGGAACCGGATTGATCGGCTGTCAATGGCTGAACCGCGTGCTGACTAAATACAACCGGCCGGATATCGCCTACACCTTGGCCGCGCAGAACACCTATCCCAGCCTGGGATATAT containing:
- a CDS encoding family 78 glycoside hydrolase catalytic domain → MKHRSSLLLPVLFIAVTFLPKIDAAFSPQPADNNQAIPVNIPASQDIHLTGLRCEYRTDPLGIDVPHPRLSWTLESSQRGQRSVAYQILVASTRKHLDQDIGDAWDSGRVEASSTTPIFYAGVALQSDRTYYWKARVWDREGRVTAWSEPAFWTTGLLQQQDWRAKWIGLDRAVGQDRVDTLRRRLSARMLRREFVISKKIKSATAFVCGLGLFEWYLNGAKIGDQVLAPALSEYDQRAYYMTFDVTSHLKPAQNAVAVLLGNGRYFAPRFEKQTKTFGFPKLLLQINLLYEDGSRESIVSDRSWKINTDGPILANNEYDGEIYDSRKELPGWTSPGFDDSAWRHAQVVKKPGRRLCAQMIEPIKITQTLNPISLAVPQPGIYIFDMGQNMVGWAQLRVSGPRGTRVSLRFAETLRQDGTLSLDNLRTCEVTDTYILKGEGVEVWEPRFTYHGFRYVELAGFPGTPDLSTISGRVVHDDLKPAGSFACSNPLINRIYQNALWGIRGNYRSIPTDCPQRDERQGWLGDRSAESRGESFLFDVAGFYNKWLVDIQDATSADGCIPDVAPSYWPNYNDNTTWPGSYLMVAAMLYDQYHDLEAIKKHYPTMKKWIRRMQRYVKKDIMTRDVYGDWCAPPLDRTQIHTTHSERTTAGDLIGSAYFYHELRLMQFFAALLEKHQDTAEYAELAEKMKTAFNKRFLSLDPLQYGNNSQTSSILPLTFDLVPQEHRAAIMNNLVEKIMGEADGHVGTGLIGCQWLNRVLTKYNRPDIAYTLAAQNTYPSLGYMAEANATTIWELWNGDTAEAGMNSHNHVMLLGDLLSWFYEHLAGIRSDPEQPAYTHLIMKPEVCGDLEWVEAQYHSIRGPIKSKWKFKQNEFEWRIALPPNTSATIHIPADAQSVLAESGGPAAEAAGVRLLRREQDRAVFTIESGSYCFTSSHYQIAPQQPFAGTPVLSPKDTLLHHGTSLAVTITAKPADAAIHYTLDGSEPDETAALYQGPLTIASAALLQAKAYKPGFHPSAKASAVYEFIDPQNNGVTWELYEGAFVKLPDFKKRTPVKSGRAQQIDLAGLDLPVHNFAMVFSGFLEITEQDEYTFYTSSNDGSRLYINDRLIVNNDGEHGTMDKSGTVRLPAGRHRIQVTYFQSGGSKVLKVFYKRPATLRRPLPASKLFWRP